A window of the Canis lupus baileyi chromosome 1, mCanLup2.hap1, whole genome shotgun sequence genome harbors these coding sequences:
- the LOC140642877 gene encoding leukocyte immunoglobulin-like receptor subfamily A member 6 isoform X4 — MTPILTALLCLGLSVGSRTQVQAGTLPKPTIWAEPGSVIPMETSVTLWCKGSLKAQKYILYKDGYPGIWEAQKPLEPKDKAKFPITDMTSVYAGRYRCYYESPTGWSEPSDQLELVVTGMHSKPSLSVLPSPIVPSGGNVTLQCGSWRGFNRFILMREVEGQPSWTRDSQRAPSGEFQALFPVGPVIPSLMWTFRCHGFYSNTPQVWSLPSDPLELLVSGVLGKPSLLTQQGPVVTSGQNLTLQCLSDVSYDRFALFKEGTSDLLQLHGRQTQAGFSGADFSLSPVKSSHGGQYTCYGGHSLSSQWSAPSDPLDILVTGQLSYTPSLWVHPGPTVAPGENVTLLCQSLSNVDTFLLSKDGAADASLRLRSKYRAGKYEAEFSMSPVTPAHGGTYRCYGSIKTFPYLLSYPSVLVEILVSGSFGHHGPPPTMSSPTAAPAQGPSWYLYVLIGASVAFILMLCLLILLLVRQQRRGKCRKSTGDADPEPKDRGLQDSSRPAAVAQEETLYAAVQDSWPEDGVKLDHWQNTQDEDPQVVTYAQATASDAPPDVTYAQLNHLTLRQKTSASSPSQSGEPPAEPSVYAALAIH; from the exons ATGACCCCCATCCTCACGGCCTTGCTCTGTCTAG GGCTGAGTGTGGGCTCCAGGACCCAAGTGCAGGCAG GGACCCTCCCCAAACCCACCATCTGGGCTGAGCCAGGCTCTGTGATCCCCATGGAGACATCAGTGACCCTCTGGTGTAAGGGGAGCCTGAAAGCCCAGAAGTACATCCTGTATAAAGATGGATACCCAGGGATCTGGGAGGCGCAGAAGCCACTGGAGCCGAAGGACAAGGCCAAGTTCCCCATCACAGACATGACAAGTGTATATGCAGGACGGTATCGCTGTTACTATGAAAGCCCCACTGGCTGGTCGGAGCCCAGTGACCAGCTGGAGCTGGTGGTGACAG GGATGCACAGCAAACCCAGCCTCTCAGTTCTGCCCAGCCCTATCGTGCCCTCAGGAGGGAACGTGACCCTCCAGTGTGGTTCATGGAGAGGATTTAACAGGTTTATTCTGATGAGGGAAGTAGAAGGCCAGCCCTCCTGGACCCGGGACTCCCAGCGAGCCCCCAGTGGAGAGTTCCAGGCCCTGTTCCCTGTGGGCCCCGTGATCCCCAGCCTCATGTGGACGTTCAGATGCCATGGTTTTTACAGCAACACCCCCCAGGTGTGGTCACTCCCCAGTGACCCTCTGGAGCTGCTGGTCTCAG GTGTGTTGGGGAAGCCCTCCCTCTTGACCCAGCAGGGCCCTGTTGTGACCTCTGGACAGAACCTGACCCTCCAGTGTCTCTCTGATGTCAGCTACGACAGATTCGCTCTGTTCAAGGAAGGGACAAGTGACCTCCTTCAGCTTCATGGCCGGCAGACTCAGGCTGGGTTCTCTGGGGCAGACTTCTCCCTGAGCCCAGTGAAATCCTCCCACGGGGGCCAGTACACATGCTACGGTGGACACAGCCTCTCCTCCCAGTGGTCAGCCCCCAGTGACCCCCTAGACATCCTGGTCACAG GACAGCTCTCCTATACACCCTCCTTATGGGTGCATCCAGGACCCACGGTGGCCCCAGGAGAGAATGTGACCCTGCTGTGTCAGTCACTGAGCAATGTGGACACATTCCTTCTGTCCAAGGATGGGGCAGCTGATGCCTCCTTGCGTCTTAGATCGAAGTACCGAGCTGGGAAGTACGAGGCTGAATTCTCCATGAGTCCTGTGACCCCAGCCCATGGGGGGACCTACAGGTGCTACGGCTCTATCAAAACCTTCCCCTACCTGTTGTCATACCCCAGTGTCCTCGTGGAGATCCTGGTCTCAG GATCCTTTGGACACCATGGCCCCCCACCCACAATGTCCAGCCCAACAGCTG CTCCTGCCCAAGGTCCTAGCTGGTACCTGTATGTCCTCATTGGGGCCTCGGTGGCCTTCATCCTGATGCTCTGCCTCCTTATCCTCCTCCTGGTCCGACAGCAACGTCGGGGCAAATGCAGGAAGTCGA CAGGGGATGCAGACCCAGAGCCCAAGGACAGAGGCCTTCAGGACAG CTCCAGGCCAGCTGCTGTCGCCCAGGAGGAAACCCTCT ATGCTGCTGTGCAAGACTCATGGCCTGAGGATGGGGTCAAGCTGGACCACTGG CAGAACACACAGGATGAAGATCCCCAGGTAGTGACGTACGCCCAG GCTACTGCATCTGACGCCCCCCCAGATGTGACCTACGCTCAGCTGAACCACTTGACCCTCAGACAGAAGACAAGTGCATCCTCTCCCTCCCAGTCAGGGGAGCCCCCAGCAGAGCCCAGTGTGTATGCTGCTCTGGCCATTCACTAG
- the LOC140642877 gene encoding leukocyte immunoglobulin-like receptor subfamily A member 6 isoform X7 produces MTPILTALLCLGLSVGSRTQVQAGTLPKPTIWAEPGSVIPMETSVTLWCKGSLKAQKYILYKDGYPGIWEAQKPLEPKDKAKFPITDMTSVYAGRYRCYYESPTGWSEPSDQLELVVTGMHSKPSLSVLPSPIVPSGGNVTLQCGSWRGFNRFILMREVEGQPSWTRDSQRAPSGEFQALFPVGPVIPSLMWTFRCHGFYSNTPQVWSLPSDPLELLVSGVLGKPSLLTQQGPVVTSGQNLTLQCLSDVSYDRFALFKEGTSDLLQLHGRQTQAGFSGADFSLSPVKSSHGGQYTCYGGHSLSSQWSAPSDPLDILVTGQLSYTPSLWVHPGPTVAPGENVTLLCQSLSNVDTFLLSKDGAADASLRLRSKYRAGKYEAEFSMSPVTPAHGGTYRCYGSIKTFPYLLSYPSVLVEILVSGSFGHHGPPPTMSSPTAAPAQGPSWYLYVLIGASVAFILMLCLLILLLVRQQRRGKCRKSRDADPEPKDRGLQDSSRPAAVAQEETLYAAVQDSWPEDGVKLDHWATASDAPPDVTYAQLNHLTLRQKTSASSPSQSGEPPAEPSVYAALAIH; encoded by the exons ATGACCCCCATCCTCACGGCCTTGCTCTGTCTAG GGCTGAGTGTGGGCTCCAGGACCCAAGTGCAGGCAG GGACCCTCCCCAAACCCACCATCTGGGCTGAGCCAGGCTCTGTGATCCCCATGGAGACATCAGTGACCCTCTGGTGTAAGGGGAGCCTGAAAGCCCAGAAGTACATCCTGTATAAAGATGGATACCCAGGGATCTGGGAGGCGCAGAAGCCACTGGAGCCGAAGGACAAGGCCAAGTTCCCCATCACAGACATGACAAGTGTATATGCAGGACGGTATCGCTGTTACTATGAAAGCCCCACTGGCTGGTCGGAGCCCAGTGACCAGCTGGAGCTGGTGGTGACAG GGATGCACAGCAAACCCAGCCTCTCAGTTCTGCCCAGCCCTATCGTGCCCTCAGGAGGGAACGTGACCCTCCAGTGTGGTTCATGGAGAGGATTTAACAGGTTTATTCTGATGAGGGAAGTAGAAGGCCAGCCCTCCTGGACCCGGGACTCCCAGCGAGCCCCCAGTGGAGAGTTCCAGGCCCTGTTCCCTGTGGGCCCCGTGATCCCCAGCCTCATGTGGACGTTCAGATGCCATGGTTTTTACAGCAACACCCCCCAGGTGTGGTCACTCCCCAGTGACCCTCTGGAGCTGCTGGTCTCAG GTGTGTTGGGGAAGCCCTCCCTCTTGACCCAGCAGGGCCCTGTTGTGACCTCTGGACAGAACCTGACCCTCCAGTGTCTCTCTGATGTCAGCTACGACAGATTCGCTCTGTTCAAGGAAGGGACAAGTGACCTCCTTCAGCTTCATGGCCGGCAGACTCAGGCTGGGTTCTCTGGGGCAGACTTCTCCCTGAGCCCAGTGAAATCCTCCCACGGGGGCCAGTACACATGCTACGGTGGACACAGCCTCTCCTCCCAGTGGTCAGCCCCCAGTGACCCCCTAGACATCCTGGTCACAG GACAGCTCTCCTATACACCCTCCTTATGGGTGCATCCAGGACCCACGGTGGCCCCAGGAGAGAATGTGACCCTGCTGTGTCAGTCACTGAGCAATGTGGACACATTCCTTCTGTCCAAGGATGGGGCAGCTGATGCCTCCTTGCGTCTTAGATCGAAGTACCGAGCTGGGAAGTACGAGGCTGAATTCTCCATGAGTCCTGTGACCCCAGCCCATGGGGGGACCTACAGGTGCTACGGCTCTATCAAAACCTTCCCCTACCTGTTGTCATACCCCAGTGTCCTCGTGGAGATCCTGGTCTCAG GATCCTTTGGACACCATGGCCCCCCACCCACAATGTCCAGCCCAACAGCTG CTCCTGCCCAAGGTCCTAGCTGGTACCTGTATGTCCTCATTGGGGCCTCGGTGGCCTTCATCCTGATGCTCTGCCTCCTTATCCTCCTCCTGGTCCGACAGCAACGTCGGGGCAAATGCAGGAAGTCGA GGGATGCAGACCCAGAGCCCAAGGACAGAGGCCTTCAGGACAG CTCCAGGCCAGCTGCTGTCGCCCAGGAGGAAACCCTCT ATGCTGCTGTGCAAGACTCATGGCCTGAGGATGGGGTCAAGCTGGACCACTGG GCTACTGCATCTGACGCCCCCCCAGATGTGACCTACGCTCAGCTGAACCACTTGACCCTCAGACAGAAGACAAGTGCATCCTCTCCCTCCCAGTCAGGGGAGCCCCCAGCAGAGCCCAGTGTGTATGCTGCTCTGGCCATTCACTAG
- the LOC140642877 gene encoding leukocyte immunoglobulin-like receptor subfamily A member 6 isoform X8 — protein MTPILTALLCLGLSVGSRTQVQAGTLPKPTIWAEPGSVIPMETSVTLWCKGSLKAQKYILYKDGYPGIWEAQKPLEPKDKAKFPITDMTSVYAGRYRCYYESPTGWSEPSDQLELVVTGMHSKPSLSVLPSPIVPSGGNVTLQCGSWRGFNRFILMREVEGQPSWTRDSQRAPSGEFQALFPVGPVIPSLMWTFRCHGFYSNTPQVWSLPSDPLELLVSGVLGKPSLLTQQGPVVTSGQNLTLQCLSDVSYDRFALFKEGTSDLLQLHGRQTQAGFSGADFSLSPVKSSHGGQYTCYGGHSLSSQWSAPSDPLDILVTGQLSYTPSLWVHPGPTVAPGENVTLLCQSLSNVDTFLLSKDGAADASLRLRSKYRAGKYEAEFSMSPVTPAHGGTYRCYGSIKTFPYLLSYPSVLVEILVSGSFGHHGPPPTMSSPTAAPAQGPSWYLYVLIGASVAFILMLCLLILLLVRQQRRGKCRKSTGDADPEPKDRGLQDSSRPAAVAQEETLYAAVQDSWPEDGVKLDHWQNTQDEDPQEDYRTQRTDKQRKIGGWTVRLLHLTPPQM, from the exons ATGACCCCCATCCTCACGGCCTTGCTCTGTCTAG GGCTGAGTGTGGGCTCCAGGACCCAAGTGCAGGCAG GGACCCTCCCCAAACCCACCATCTGGGCTGAGCCAGGCTCTGTGATCCCCATGGAGACATCAGTGACCCTCTGGTGTAAGGGGAGCCTGAAAGCCCAGAAGTACATCCTGTATAAAGATGGATACCCAGGGATCTGGGAGGCGCAGAAGCCACTGGAGCCGAAGGACAAGGCCAAGTTCCCCATCACAGACATGACAAGTGTATATGCAGGACGGTATCGCTGTTACTATGAAAGCCCCACTGGCTGGTCGGAGCCCAGTGACCAGCTGGAGCTGGTGGTGACAG GGATGCACAGCAAACCCAGCCTCTCAGTTCTGCCCAGCCCTATCGTGCCCTCAGGAGGGAACGTGACCCTCCAGTGTGGTTCATGGAGAGGATTTAACAGGTTTATTCTGATGAGGGAAGTAGAAGGCCAGCCCTCCTGGACCCGGGACTCCCAGCGAGCCCCCAGTGGAGAGTTCCAGGCCCTGTTCCCTGTGGGCCCCGTGATCCCCAGCCTCATGTGGACGTTCAGATGCCATGGTTTTTACAGCAACACCCCCCAGGTGTGGTCACTCCCCAGTGACCCTCTGGAGCTGCTGGTCTCAG GTGTGTTGGGGAAGCCCTCCCTCTTGACCCAGCAGGGCCCTGTTGTGACCTCTGGACAGAACCTGACCCTCCAGTGTCTCTCTGATGTCAGCTACGACAGATTCGCTCTGTTCAAGGAAGGGACAAGTGACCTCCTTCAGCTTCATGGCCGGCAGACTCAGGCTGGGTTCTCTGGGGCAGACTTCTCCCTGAGCCCAGTGAAATCCTCCCACGGGGGCCAGTACACATGCTACGGTGGACACAGCCTCTCCTCCCAGTGGTCAGCCCCCAGTGACCCCCTAGACATCCTGGTCACAG GACAGCTCTCCTATACACCCTCCTTATGGGTGCATCCAGGACCCACGGTGGCCCCAGGAGAGAATGTGACCCTGCTGTGTCAGTCACTGAGCAATGTGGACACATTCCTTCTGTCCAAGGATGGGGCAGCTGATGCCTCCTTGCGTCTTAGATCGAAGTACCGAGCTGGGAAGTACGAGGCTGAATTCTCCATGAGTCCTGTGACCCCAGCCCATGGGGGGACCTACAGGTGCTACGGCTCTATCAAAACCTTCCCCTACCTGTTGTCATACCCCAGTGTCCTCGTGGAGATCCTGGTCTCAG GATCCTTTGGACACCATGGCCCCCCACCCACAATGTCCAGCCCAACAGCTG CTCCTGCCCAAGGTCCTAGCTGGTACCTGTATGTCCTCATTGGGGCCTCGGTGGCCTTCATCCTGATGCTCTGCCTCCTTATCCTCCTCCTGGTCCGACAGCAACGTCGGGGCAAATGCAGGAAGTCGA CAGGGGATGCAGACCCAGAGCCCAAGGACAGAGGCCTTCAGGACAG CTCCAGGCCAGCTGCTGTCGCCCAGGAGGAAACCCTCT ATGCTGCTGTGCAAGACTCATGGCCTGAGGATGGGGTCAAGCTGGACCACTGG CAGAACACACAGGATGAAGATCCCCAG GAGGATTACAGGACTCAGAGGACAGACAAGCAGAGGAAGATAGGTGGATGGACAGTCAG GCTACTGCATCTGACGCCCCCCCAGATGTGA